Proteins found in one Methanooceanicella nereidis genomic segment:
- a CDS encoding phosphoribosylanthranilate isomerase, with amino-acid sequence MRIKVCGIRDINDAMTSINAGVDAIGFLVGITHEAEDRIEIISAKKIISSLPPFITSVAVTHLQDPYEIIDIMEDTGANAIQIQNDVTPETIETIKERSTGQKIIKCIHVTGPDCIENAMIFDTVADALILDSRTPGRLGGTGNVHDWNISKEIVKKVKSPVILAGGLNPENVKEAIEKVHPYAVDANSGLENKNGYKDIIKVRDFVKTAKSFL; translated from the coding sequence TTGAGAATAAAAGTATGCGGTATCCGGGACATTAATGATGCAATGACATCCATAAACGCGGGTGTCGACGCCATCGGATTCCTTGTGGGCATAACACATGAAGCAGAAGACCGGATTGAGATAATATCCGCAAAAAAGATCATTTCATCGTTGCCACCGTTCATAACATCTGTTGCCGTAACACATCTTCAGGACCCTTACGAGATCATAGACATCATGGAAGATACCGGCGCAAATGCAATACAGATACAGAATGATGTCACTCCGGAAACTATAGAGACCATAAAAGAACGGTCAACCGGTCAAAAGATAATTAAATGCATACATGTAACTGGGCCGGATTGTATTGAGAATGCGATGATATTTGACACTGTAGCCGATGCGTTGATACTTGATTCCAGGACGCCGGGAAGACTTGGCGGCACAGGTAATGTACATGACTGGAACATAAGCAAGGAGATAGTAAAGAAAGTAAAAAGCCCGGTAATACTTGCCGGCGGCTTAAATCCCGAAAATGTCAAAGAAGCGATAGAGAAAGTACATCCTTATGCAGTGGACGCAAATTCGGGACTTGAGAATAAAAACGGTTATAAGGACATCATTAAAGTGCGGGATTTTGTTAAAACCGCTAAATCTTTTTTATAA
- the pap gene encoding polyphosphate:AMP phosphotransferase, which translates to MFEKIDLTKKMDKKEYDRIFPDLEIRLGELQRQARDKKVPIMIVFEGWDASGKGELINDLILPLDPRGFNVYQISKPDKEESLRPFFWRFWTRTPAGGRIAVFEKSWYRRTLAEKLDIDLKKKDPLRSVKNFECFDKVNYFEKQLANEGYVIIKLFLHISKKEQKKRFDKLEKNSLTSWIISKEDWNLHKNYNKYVPVIEKIIESTDTEYAPWTIIKANDKRFARVKIFDTVIKAIENKLEQLDSERTNDKQDIRSEIPGIKNMSTSILEKVDMSRSLTADEYKKKLKIYQDRIKEIQYEAFIKKIPIIIVYEGWDASGKGGNIKRLTENLDPRGYEVVPISSPDDYERSHHYLWRFWKEFPKAGHITIFDRSWYGRVLVERVEGLCSQEEWKRAYGEINEMEETLVDFGSVLIKFWLHIDRDVQFERFKFREQDVHKKWKITDEDWRNRSKWDDYAVAIDEMLLRTSTTYAPWTIIESNDKYYARIKTLKTVIEEVEKAF; encoded by the coding sequence ATGTTTGAAAAGATCGACCTCACTAAAAAAATGGATAAAAAAGAATATGATCGTATATTCCCTGATCTGGAGATAAGGCTGGGTGAGCTTCAAAGGCAGGCAAGGGATAAAAAAGTGCCCATAATGATAGTTTTTGAAGGCTGGGACGCTTCCGGAAAAGGTGAGCTGATCAACGATCTCATATTGCCTCTGGACCCCAGGGGATTTAACGTCTATCAAATATCAAAGCCTGATAAAGAGGAATCATTAAGGCCTTTTTTCTGGAGGTTCTGGACCAGGACCCCTGCCGGGGGCAGGATAGCTGTCTTTGAAAAAAGCTGGTACAGGCGCACACTTGCAGAAAAACTCGACATCGACTTAAAAAAGAAAGACCCTTTAAGATCTGTCAAGAATTTCGAATGTTTTGATAAGGTGAACTATTTTGAAAAACAACTGGCTAACGAAGGCTATGTCATCATAAAACTGTTCCTTCATATCAGTAAAAAGGAGCAAAAAAAGAGATTCGATAAATTGGAGAAAAATTCCCTTACATCATGGATAATATCGAAAGAGGACTGGAACCTTCATAAAAATTACAATAAATACGTTCCAGTGATCGAGAAGATTATCGAAAGCACGGATACGGAATATGCTCCCTGGACGATAATCAAGGCGAACGATAAAAGGTTCGCGAGAGTGAAGATCTTCGATACAGTGATCAAAGCCATAGAAAATAAGCTGGAACAATTGGACTCGGAAAGAACGAACGATAAGCAGGATATCCGGTCTGAGATCCCCGGGATAAAAAACATGAGCACTTCGATACTGGAAAAAGTTGACATGTCAAGATCCCTGACGGCTGACGAGTATAAGAAAAAGCTGAAGATCTATCAGGACAGGATTAAAGAGATACAATATGAGGCATTCATAAAGAAAATACCTATCATCATAGTATACGAGGGATGGGACGCATCGGGAAAAGGCGGGAATATTAAGAGACTGACAGAAAACCTTGACCCGAGAGGCTATGAAGTAGTACCGATATCTTCGCCTGACGACTACGAACGGTCTCACCACTATCTTTGGAGGTTCTGGAAGGAATTCCCGAAGGCAGGCCATATCACCATATTCGATAGAAGCTGGTATGGAAGGGTTCTTGTCGAGAGGGTGGAAGGGCTATGCAGCCAGGAAGAGTGGAAGCGGGCATACGGCGAGATAAACGAGATGGAAGAGACACTTGTGGATTTCGGATCTGTCCTGATCAAATTCTGGCTTCATATAGACAGGGACGTCCAGTTCGAAAGGTTTAAATTCCGGGAACAGGACGTGCATAAAAAGTGGAAGATAACGGACGAGGATTGGAGGAACAGATCAAAGTGGGATGATTATGCTGTGGCTATCGATGAAATGCTGTTAAGGACCAGCACAACTTACGCCCCCTGGACCATAATCGAATCAAACGATAAGTATTATGCAAGGATCAAGACTTTGAAGACCGTTATAGAGGAGGTAGAAAAAGCTTTCTGA
- a CDS encoding tetratricopeptide repeat protein, with protein sequence MISQIDETIREYIELIKKDPDVPELHNSLGIALGKKGLYREAIKEFDIAINLRQDYAEAYYNKATVFHMRRKFEDAIMEYNKAISLEPENAEYHNKLGLALSQNGMIDKAIKEFMESIRLEPDFDEAHYNLGNHLAEKGSINEAIKELKEAERINPDFLEVKEKLKMLEKRKT encoded by the coding sequence ATGATAAGCCAGATAGATGAGACGATCAGAGAATATATTGAACTTATAAAAAAAGACCCTGATGTGCCGGAATTGCATAATAGCCTCGGTATCGCCCTGGGTAAAAAAGGTCTTTATCGAGAAGCAATTAAGGAGTTTGATATCGCTATAAATCTAAGGCAGGATTATGCTGAAGCATATTACAATAAAGCTACTGTATTTCATATGCGCAGAAAATTCGAAGATGCTATAATGGAATATAATAAAGCAATATCGCTTGAACCTGAAAATGCAGAATACCATAACAAGCTCGGATTGGCTCTTTCGCAGAATGGCATGATAGATAAAGCGATCAAAGAATTTATGGAATCGATTAGACTTGAACCTGATTTTGACGAAGCCCATTATAACCTTGGTAATCATCTTGCTGAGAAAGGATCGATAAATGAGGCGATAAAGGAGCTTAAAGAAGCAGAAAGGATTAATCCTGATTTCTTAGAGGTAAAAGAAAAATTGAAAATGTTGGAAAAAAGAAAAACATAA
- a CDS encoding DUF7064 domain-containing protein, which produces MHTDIIHEYGEHTEWNESFYFSFYDKQKDICGFMRIGLKPNKNEKSVFCFFMMPDNNLVGIKDNGTYDTNELSVKGLSFKMVKPERSWNITYSGMMGKIIGKTAEPVKVSFSFDYETLNDVFNYRECVSGIKEEISQCVASEHLEQFGSMKGKLVIGNNEYMINGLGERDHSWGIRDWNAPKMWIWLTAQFSENCALNVTKLVVEQGEVDAGFIHIDGTNIPLDAAKIDTIYNEDGSPRSFAMVLTDKEGKTYDVNANIIKNAMLPFVSQDGKNISVMHETLAKYEFNGLEGYGIAEYLVRKS; this is translated from the coding sequence ATGCACACTGACATTATACACGAATACGGTGAACACACAGAATGGAACGAGAGCTTCTATTTCAGCTTTTACGATAAACAAAAAGACATATGCGGGTTCATGAGGATAGGGCTGAAACCCAACAAGAATGAAAAAAGTGTTTTCTGCTTTTTTATGATGCCCGATAATAACCTGGTAGGCATAAAAGACAATGGCACCTATGATACTAATGAACTATCGGTTAAAGGTTTAAGTTTTAAGATGGTCAAACCGGAAAGATCATGGAATATTACATATTCGGGGATGATGGGGAAGATCATAGGAAAAACCGCAGAGCCGGTAAAAGTATCGTTTTCATTTGATTATGAAACTTTAAATGACGTTTTCAATTATAGAGAGTGCGTAAGCGGCATTAAAGAGGAAATATCGCAATGCGTGGCATCCGAGCACCTGGAACAATTCGGAAGCATGAAGGGCAAGCTTGTCATAGGCAATAACGAATACATGATAAACGGGCTTGGAGAGAGGGACCATTCCTGGGGTATCCGTGACTGGAACGCGCCGAAGATGTGGATATGGCTGACTGCGCAATTTTCGGAGAACTGTGCTCTCAATGTTACAAAACTCGTTGTGGAGCAGGGAGAAGTTGATGCCGGTTTCATACACATTGACGGGACGAACATACCGCTGGACGCCGCAAAGATCGATACTATCTATAACGAAGACGGAAGCCCTAGGTCTTTTGCGATGGTGCTTACGGATAAAGAAGGCAAAACATATGATGTTAATGCGAATATCATTAAAAATGCCATGCTGCCATTTGTAAGCCAGGACGGTAAGAACATTTCAGTCATGCACGAGACCCTGGCAAAATATGAATTCAACGGCCTGGAAGGGTACGGCATAGCAGAGTACCTTGTCAGAAAATCCTGA
- a CDS encoding MFS transporter encodes MEVRSQQVIILALSMFIFTLGFGIIIPVMPYYAGNLGATAFELGLLMATFSVMQFVCAPFWGRVSDKIGRKPVMMIGLFGFGFSFTITGLSTALWMLFVSELIGGALSAGIWPSVLAFIADITKPSERGGLMGLMGAASGFGIIFGPAISGVLTIWGLSAPFFGAAGVAIFTMVLTFILLPESRSFNPGNKSVDKISMIAALKTPLGALFLLMLLISFAGACIDGTFAFFVMDKFGLSEESSDIPFFNGSITMTGPGVMAIVFTFIGIMGIIVQGVLVGKLILRFGEEKTIIAGLIIVAVGLGFLIFASGLETLVLYTCLIVVGSGLANPCLNSLVSKGTDSENQGAVMGILGSFSSLGRILGPPVGGFAFNIYTGLPYIGTAFLSIVGAFVISYLAKNGGIVNEKEKVTVKPPIRL; translated from the coding sequence ATGGAAGTAAGATCACAGCAAGTGATTATCCTTGCATTATCAATGTTCATATTTACATTAGGATTCGGTATTATCATACCGGTAATGCCTTATTATGCCGGGAATCTCGGCGCTACCGCATTTGAGTTAGGCCTTCTTATGGCCACATTCTCGGTCATGCAATTCGTATGCGCCCCGTTCTGGGGAAGAGTATCCGATAAGATCGGCAGAAAACCCGTGATGATGATAGGTCTATTCGGGTTTGGCTTTTCATTTACTATAACCGGGTTATCTACAGCGTTATGGATGTTATTCGTATCCGAGCTGATAGGAGGGGCCCTGTCTGCCGGCATATGGCCCTCGGTGCTAGCATTTATCGCCGACATCACAAAACCTTCCGAGAGGGGAGGTTTGATGGGTCTTATGGGGGCGGCTTCTGGATTCGGCATAATTTTCGGACCGGCCATATCCGGCGTATTGACAATATGGGGCCTGTCGGCGCCATTCTTCGGGGCGGCAGGCGTGGCCATATTCACGATGGTACTTACGTTTATCCTTCTTCCCGAATCACGCTCATTTAACCCCGGGAATAAAAGCGTTGATAAAATATCAATGATCGCGGCTTTAAAAACACCTTTAGGCGCATTGTTCCTGCTGATGCTGCTCATAAGTTTCGCAGGGGCATGCATAGACGGCACGTTCGCGTTCTTTGTGATGGATAAGTTCGGGCTTTCAGAGGAATCATCGGATATTCCTTTCTTTAACGGCAGCATAACGATGACAGGTCCGGGCGTCATGGCCATTGTATTCACGTTCATAGGCATCATGGGTATCATAGTACAGGGTGTGCTTGTGGGTAAATTGATCCTGAGATTCGGCGAGGAAAAGACTATTATCGCAGGACTGATCATTGTTGCCGTTGGACTCGGTTTCTTGATCTTCGCATCAGGTCTTGAGACGCTTGTGCTGTACACTTGCCTTATCGTCGTGGGAAGCGGTCTGGCGAACCCTTGCCTGAACTCGCTGGTCTCAAAGGGCACCGATAGCGAAAACCAGGGTGCTGTGATGGGCATTTTAGGCTCTTTTAGCAGCCTCGGGAGAATACTCGGTCCCCCTGTAGGCGGATTTGCATTTAACATATATACCGGATTGCCATATATCGGTACAGCTTTCTTATCTATCGTAGGAGCGTTCGTGATATCTTACCTGGCAAAGAATGGCGGTATCGTCAATGAAAAAGAAAAAGTGACCGTGAAGCCTCCTATAAGGCTATGA
- a CDS encoding NosD domain-containing protein — protein MKRYLFSFFSVLSLLTLIIFFSPVCNASAANITKYDSYKDITIKLDEDLIIERGEWLVLDNVTLEINASHDRLYRIEVMDGGRLYINDSMISSSNAEYPYIFLVDEGSSFQLINSELYDCGDPVYKNKKYYGLWINSDDSIIKNNKITDCYFGIILDGCEHCIVEKNQVIFNDEGLFIDSSNNNLISGNIINYNDGNGIYLYSSDKNYLLNNEASNNKNKGIWVAGSSDKNYLENNRFDHNSIGIAVEFSKTNILKNNTVTFNLKDGIYVTSFSHDNQILYNTAINNRDNGIYINSSNNSVLFQNNASFNGGYGFYIDENCDTVIADKTGNIASGNGKDDYFIPEKSLSFLEISFISIFFAFIDKIFFMIDLQRFIISNIFGGMAAPFRQPISKYVLKPINRLISMFNIRRNDYYNAHINSRFNITFIHFLSGNRIFSIIRMRSPIKILSNPIALQQVRFFDLLLKDKEFLIRNAIYFGSMMLIGVSIYYALRFIGIWKLPYLIPITLQFVIMYFIGIIIEGNVIGKVENIQYDLGFEGDIQLLREDIDMNKRHLESKLTNNEIDTDTYRLRMRDLNEQQYIVDYLEGRKHFLLFTEKGYLSAISIYEKILERSPENPLVLAGLSEAYAMIGQWKKENEDDGHEFIEKSAHFSQKAYEIDKSYCEVCRAYAINLYHKGDRSGAETEINNAIRINPSNAFSYYICGTFKDNTKEKVRLFKKALTLNPDLIIAHRELGIIYLEDKKSNKAAGHFEKVIKLNDDDPCAHYYKGNIYQRMVRIEEAIKEYKKALMIYPGYIKAQNAISNVQKESYQ, from the coding sequence ATGAAGAGATATTTATTCTCATTTTTCAGTGTATTATCTCTTCTAACTCTCATCATCTTTTTCTCACCGGTATGTAATGCATCGGCAGCGAACATTACGAAATACGACTCTTACAAGGATATCACCATAAAGCTCGATGAAGACCTCATCATAGAACGCGGAGAATGGCTGGTGTTAGATAACGTAACGCTGGAAATAAATGCGTCTCATGACAGGCTGTACAGGATAGAGGTCATGGATGGCGGGAGATTATATATCAATGATTCCATGATATCCTCATCCAATGCGGAATACCCGTACATCTTTTTAGTGGATGAAGGCAGCAGTTTTCAATTGATCAATTCCGAGCTATATGACTGCGGAGATCCGGTATATAAAAATAAGAAATACTACGGTCTATGGATCAATTCGGATGATTCCATAATAAAAAACAATAAGATAACCGATTGTTATTTCGGCATTATTCTGGATGGCTGTGAGCATTGTATCGTTGAAAAAAACCAGGTAATATTTAATGATGAAGGCTTGTTTATCGATTCTTCAAATAATAACCTGATATCCGGGAACATTATCAATTACAACGACGGCAACGGAATTTATCTATATTCCTCGGATAAGAATTACCTGTTAAATAATGAGGCTAGCAATAATAAGAACAAAGGTATCTGGGTAGCGGGTTCAAGCGATAAGAACTACCTGGAGAATAACCGGTTCGATCATAATTCGATCGGTATCGCAGTGGAATTTTCAAAGACGAACATCCTTAAAAATAACACGGTCACTTTCAACTTGAAAGACGGTATTTATGTCACATCATTTAGCCATGATAATCAGATCCTCTATAATACGGCAATAAATAACCGAGATAATGGAATATACATAAATAGCTCGAACAATAGCGTACTTTTTCAAAACAACGCGAGCTTTAACGGTGGCTACGGGTTCTATATAGATGAGAACTGCGATACCGTTATCGCCGATAAGACCGGGAACATTGCAAGCGGGAACGGAAAGGATGACTATTTCATTCCTGAAAAGAGCCTTTCTTTCCTGGAGATCTCATTTATTTCCATATTTTTTGCATTTATCGACAAAATATTTTTTATGATAGATCTCCAGAGATTCATAATCTCTAACATATTCGGAGGTATGGCCGCCCCGTTCCGGCAGCCAATATCGAAGTACGTCCTTAAGCCCATCAATAGGCTGATATCGATGTTTAACATACGGAGAAACGATTACTATAACGCGCACATTAACTCCCGCTTTAACATCACGTTCATACATTTCCTCTCAGGGAACAGGATATTCAGCATCATAAGGATGAGGTCGCCTATAAAGATATTATCTAATCCCATAGCTCTGCAGCAGGTAAGGTTTTTTGACCTTCTGTTAAAGGATAAGGAGTTCCTGATCAGAAATGCTATCTACTTCGGATCAATGATGCTGATCGGAGTTTCGATCTACTATGCTTTAAGATTTATCGGCATATGGAAATTACCATACCTGATCCCTATCACTTTACAGTTCGTCATAATGTATTTCATAGGCATTATAATCGAAGGCAATGTCATTGGAAAAGTGGAGAACATACAATACGACCTGGGATTCGAAGGCGATATCCAGCTGCTGCGCGAAGATATTGACATGAATAAAAGGCATCTGGAGTCAAAGCTGACCAATAACGAGATCGATACTGACACTTACAGGCTGAGGATGAGGGATCTGAACGAACAGCAATACATCGTCGATTATCTCGAGGGTAGAAAACACTTTTTGCTTTTCACGGAAAAAGGATATTTGAGCGCTATAAGCATATATGAAAAGATACTGGAGAGGTCTCCTGAAAATCCGCTGGTCCTTGCAGGATTAAGCGAAGCTTATGCTATGATCGGGCAGTGGAAAAAAGAAAACGAGGACGATGGGCATGAGTTCATAGAAAAGTCAGCTCATTTCAGCCAAAAAGCATACGAGATCGATAAAAGCTATTGCGAGGTATGCAGAGCCTATGCGATCAACCTTTACCATAAAGGTGACCGTTCCGGGGCGGAAACAGAGATCAATAACGCCATAAGGATAAATCCCTCCAATGCTTTCTCTTATTATATCTGCGGAACTTTCAAGGATAATACAAAAGAAAAAGTAAGGCTATTTAAGAAAGCCCTTACACTTAACCCTGACCTTATAATAGCTCACAGGGAGTTAGGCATCATTTATCTTGAAGACAAAAAGTCGAATAAAGCCGCGGGTCATTTCGAAAAAGTGATAAAGCTGAACGATGACGACCCCTGCGCGCATTACTATAAGGGTAATATCTATCAGCGCATGGTCAGGATAGAAGAAGCCATCAAGGAATATAAAAAAGCATTGATGATATACCCTGGATATATCAAGGCACAGAATGCAATATCAAACGTACAAAAAGAATCCTATCAATGA
- a CDS encoding PEP/pyruvate-binding domain-containing protein encodes MAGSIDHDHEHGQREHFFKDKDKTILFLNNTEKEDINKIGGKALNLSILIKGKFPVPEGFAITVDIYEKFLFENGLKEKIIKRLDNCDISNETELQSCSEEIIQWINNGRIQEEILNEIENTIKIIDDDTLWAVRSSAVAEDLPEASFAGQQDTFLNVRREDVPEYVKRCWASFWNFRAIAYRHQANIPQVDSGIAVVVQKMVDAKISGVMFTADPVNPVNDNIIIESSWGLGESIVSGIVSPDKFTCDKKTGNITGKKVNKKTKGIFLSMDGKVVDIETTRQMLPSLTENEANKLATIGMEIERYFGSPQDIEWAISGEDIHILQSRPITTLEKKNETLWTRAYGDEYWADVTSPLFFSLLGEYLSKYVLGEGNQIMGYHELRDKQLLKLHKGHIYFNSEVLEIVFTFNPKFSRTKELLNYFPEKDQPRIQNAPTKIFRRLLAELRIAILDRDGMITKTNDAYNKWAENYIYVMKRYDALDLKELSDAELYDEYKNMENAFIKHFRLIRYGMVTHSIGTNLMIKRWLTDWLDDKSGQLYSGLISGLKENKTIQTNIAIWKVSRAIRECCDDIDQLLKEDHNSFIDRIHTDPTMKEASLKYDEFIREYGHRSHTREIYFPRWADDQSLIVDVLKALLSSQDLDLVKIEKEKIQERLSTEKDVLDKVSKLKFGFFKRAIFKIVLKYAQTYLIFRENQRFYLDHILFRERRLFMEYGRRYAEKGIIDDIEDIFFLSKEEIFSIGRGEKSPEKEVIRYRRSEFEKYKDILPQKFLKGKTEFDDTVIHDENIMRITGTSASPGIATGIVRVVESIKELSVVKENEILVTSNTDPGWTPVFSKLAGLITETGGILSHGAVVSREYGIPAVTAVKNARKLLKTGQKVTIDGNDGIIYIMEK; translated from the coding sequence ATGGCGGGAAGTATAGATCACGATCATGAACATGGTCAAAGGGAACATTTTTTTAAAGATAAGGATAAAACTATTTTATTTTTAAACAATACAGAAAAAGAAGACATCAATAAGATCGGAGGTAAAGCGCTAAACCTTTCCATTTTGATAAAAGGAAAGTTTCCTGTGCCTGAAGGTTTTGCCATCACTGTTGACATTTATGAAAAATTTCTTTTCGAAAACGGATTAAAAGAAAAAATAATTAAACGCCTGGATAATTGTGATATAAGTAATGAGACAGAACTACAATCCTGTTCTGAAGAAATAATACAGTGGATAAACAATGGCCGCATACAGGAAGAAATTTTAAATGAAATCGAGAATACGATAAAGATCATCGACGACGATACCTTATGGGCGGTGCGCTCTTCTGCCGTGGCCGAGGATCTGCCTGAAGCATCATTTGCCGGCCAGCAGGACACATTTTTGAACGTGAGGAGAGAAGATGTGCCGGAATATGTTAAACGATGCTGGGCTTCGTTCTGGAACTTCAGGGCTATCGCATATCGGCATCAGGCGAATATACCACAGGTAGATTCCGGGATCGCTGTGGTTGTACAAAAGATGGTAGATGCAAAGATATCCGGCGTTATGTTCACCGCAGATCCCGTAAATCCCGTGAATGATAATATTATTATAGAATCTAGCTGGGGACTCGGTGAATCTATAGTTTCCGGCATAGTAAGCCCTGACAAATTTACCTGCGATAAAAAAACAGGCAATATCACAGGTAAAAAAGTCAACAAAAAAACTAAAGGCATATTTTTATCCATGGACGGCAAAGTCGTTGACATTGAAACGACAAGACAGATGTTACCGTCCCTGACAGAAAACGAGGCTAATAAGCTTGCGACGATAGGAATGGAAATAGAACGTTATTTCGGGTCCCCGCAAGACATCGAGTGGGCGATATCCGGGGAAGATATCCATATTTTACAATCAAGGCCTATCACGACTCTTGAAAAGAAAAATGAGACGTTATGGACAAGGGCATACGGTGATGAATACTGGGCGGATGTGACATCGCCTTTATTTTTCTCTCTGCTGGGCGAATATCTATCCAAATACGTTCTTGGCGAAGGAAATCAGATCATGGGATATCATGAGCTCAGAGATAAGCAGCTATTGAAACTTCACAAAGGGCATATCTACTTTAATTCCGAAGTGCTCGAGATAGTGTTCACATTTAATCCGAAGTTTTCAAGGACGAAAGAGCTGCTGAACTATTTCCCGGAAAAAGACCAGCCAAGGATACAAAATGCCCCTACGAAAATCTTCAGGAGGCTGCTGGCAGAGCTAAGGATCGCTATCCTTGACAGGGACGGTATGATAACAAAGACAAACGATGCCTACAACAAATGGGCTGAAAATTATATTTATGTGATGAAGAGATATGACGCCCTCGACCTGAAAGAGTTATCCGACGCAGAGCTTTATGACGAATATAAAAATATGGAAAACGCGTTCATAAAACATTTCCGGCTGATACGTTACGGGATGGTCACACACAGCATCGGCACCAACTTAATGATAAAAAGATGGCTTACGGACTGGCTCGATGATAAGTCCGGCCAGCTGTATTCCGGGCTTATATCAGGGCTCAAGGAGAACAAGACCATACAAACCAATATCGCGATCTGGAAGGTCTCAAGAGCGATAAGGGAATGCTGCGATGATATCGATCAACTGTTGAAAGAAGATCACAATAGCTTCATTGACAGGATTCATACCGATCCCACGATGAAAGAAGCGTCTTTAAAATATGACGAGTTCATCAGGGAATACGGCCACAGGTCCCATACAAGGGAAATCTATTTCCCGAGATGGGCGGATGACCAGTCCCTAATCGTCGACGTGCTTAAAGCATTATTATCATCTCAGGATCTTGACCTGGTAAAAATCGAAAAGGAAAAGATCCAGGAAAGGCTAAGTACGGAGAAAGACGTTCTTGATAAAGTTTCTAAGCTTAAGTTCGGCTTCTTTAAAAGGGCTATCTTTAAGATAGTGTTAAAATATGCCCAAACTTACCTCATATTCCGTGAAAACCAGAGATTCTACCTGGACCATATCCTGTTCAGAGAAAGAAGGCTGTTCATGGAATATGGGAGAAGGTACGCTGAAAAAGGGATCATCGACGATATTGAAGACATATTTTTCCTGTCGAAAGAGGAAATTTTCTCTATAGGGCGCGGAGAAAAATCCCCTGAAAAAGAAGTCATAAGATACAGAAGATCGGAATTTGAGAAATATAAGGATATATTGCCGCAAAAATTCCTGAAGGGTAAAACGGAATTTGACGATACCGTGATACATGATGAAAATATAATGAGGATCACAGGAACATCCGCAAGCCCGGGTATAGCAACAGGCATCGTGAGAGTCGTTGAATCGATTAAAGAATTGTCAGTTGTAAAAGAGAATGAGATCCTTGTTACGTCAAACACCGACCCGGGATGGACGCCGGTATTCTCAAAACTCGCAGGGCTTATCACTGAAACGGGCGGCATACTCTCACACGGCGCGGTCGTGTCGCGCGAATATGGCATACCTGCAGTGACAGCTGTAAAAAATGCTAGAAAGCTACTGAAAACCGGACAAAAGGTCACCATAGACGGAAACGACGGCATAATATACATAATGGAGAAATGA
- a CDS encoding pentapeptide repeat-containing protein: MLTDAEIKRMQFLLQLRETHFTDGIRNMDFSGADLNKADLHGMQLVNVNFEGAILDGVNLYDSQLVNCNFNNTSLKRAILRKSSILDCSFKNSKLSQSDLSDSGIYNSRFIDTDMHFTKLINSKVVNTTFENCLFSNSNISGICMTGIIMDRCDLQYSIIDKSFICGCTLMNSKFNYASLNSAIIYDNKIENSDTENVLMLDAKIDQNFAKLNNIRQIDVKIIT, from the coding sequence ATGTTGACCGACGCGGAAATAAAACGAATGCAATTCTTATTACAATTAAGAGAGACTCATTTTACAGACGGCATCAGGAACATGGATTTCTCCGGCGCCGACCTGAATAAAGCGGATCTTCACGGCATGCAGCTCGTCAACGTTAACTTTGAAGGCGCCATACTTGACGGCGTAAACCTCTATGATTCCCAGCTCGTCAATTGTAATTTTAATAACACAAGCCTAAAACGTGCGATACTGAGGAAGTCAAGCATACTGGACTGTAGTTTTAAAAATTCTAAATTATCCCAATCAGATTTAAGTGATTCGGGGATATACAACTCCAGATTTATTGATACAGATATGCATTTTACGAAGCTCATAAATTCAAAGGTCGTTAATACTACATTTGAGAACTGCCTGTTCTCAAATTCCAATATATCAGGCATATGCATGACAGGCATAATAATGGACCGATGCGACCTTCAATATTCTATCATCGACAAATCATTCATCTGCGGATGCACATTAATGAACTCTAAATTTAATTATGCGTCACTGAACAGTGCCATAATATATGACAATAAGATCGAAAATTCTGATACAGAGAATGTTTTAATGCTTGATGCGAAAATTGACCAGAACTTCGCAAAATTAAATAATATAAGACAGATAGACGTTAAGATCATCACATAG